The Ricinus communis isolate WT05 ecotype wild-type chromosome 8, ASM1957865v1, whole genome shotgun sequence sequence CCCAGGTCAAAAAGCTAGGAAGATAGGGTTAGTAAAGGTAATACATATACCTGATCCACCTGTAAAAAATATCGTCCTCCCTACCTTGGTAAAACCGCCAAATCCTCACGTCCATTCTTCAACTAACCTCAGAAAAAGTGCACCAAAAAgcgtaaaataaaaattgaaagccCAAAATTGACCCTTCAACTCTCTCTCCAACTCCATCCACGTGCACTGTCTTATCCACTTCTctattctttttatgattctcTACATCAGGGCTCATCCAAAAATCCACTTCCGCATCTGTACTGTCATTCCAACAGTAACACCTAAATGAAATAAACGTCCATTTTATCTCAGAGTACAACATCTAAAAGCCACACATCGAAACGGATGTACAGACAATATTAACATATGATAGAAACCTTAACCTTAGCTTTTATCCATGACATGATACTCGCCTCATCTCTTCTTCTCTTAACCCttcatttctctctctaaaaacCCCCAAATTCTCTCTCTACCTTTCTTAATCGCTTCTTCAATGGCTTCAACTCTCGTATTCAACTGCTCTCTCGCCGCTCCAATCCGAGCTTCCTCCCGATCCGCAAGAAAGCCCGACCCTAATAGCAGAAAAACGGCTTCTTCTACCACCTGGTGGGCTCCACTTTTCGGCTGGTCCTCCGATCCCGACTACATTAACACCGGCAGTGATACTGTTAATAAACAAGCCGAGATATCAGAGTCCGAATCAGGATCGGATGGAGCCAGATCTAAGTTTTCTCTCGGTTGCTTCACGGAAGAGAAAGCTAGACAGCTTAGGAAGAAGACTGCAGAGAGTAGCTCGTTTCACGATATAATGTACCATTCAGCGATTGCGTCTCGTCTCGCTTCCGATATTTCGGGTCGCTCCGGTAATGAGTGAATCGGCACTATCAGAGTCCGGTAAGTTTGCCCGTTTTTAGGGGCTCAGAATTTGTCGAAATTTCGTAATGGTGGCTTTGgttgaaaaaataatgtttttaaATGTTTGGATTTTGTTATGTGCAGTTAAGATCACCTATTTTTAATGTGTTACTCTTAACTACGAAACGTTGGATTTTAACATCAATGacatttgtttgttttccgGAAAATATTTGGTGTGTTATCCCTGTGTAGATGAACGGCCCGAGTTTGGTTGACATGGCAATCTCAGTTGCTTTTAACGATGAATATTATGCCATTGAAAACCAGTATTTTCTTCAGGAATTAGgagaaattttgaaaaaaaaaaaaaagaaagaaaaggatggtactgcattttattttttgttgttgaAAAAAGCAGAAGTAATTTAGAAATAAGGTGCCTCAAAAACAGAGAGGCATTTAGCAGTTGGTAGATTTGGCATAACTCCACCAACTTAGGTAATGAATTTGGAACTTGTTTGTTGGTGTAAAGTTTTCCTTCCTTGTTAAAAgtgatttaaattatttagacCTTCTCGGATATAATTGAATTTACCCAACCCCTCGAGTAATTTAGAGAGTACCTTGACCAATGGAACTCGAGCTTCACAATTCTCTATTTGAGAAGCTCAcgaatctaattaaattttattattttatcattttgctttgtgtatattaaatttataatttttatttgagaaaaatataaaataaaaatataaaagttggAAAGAGATATATtgtgaaatttatttgaaaattttatttattttattcaaatttaatttaatttaataactttttatttctttttataaatttaatttttatagagtaaTCAAATTGAGCTCAGGTTAATTAAGTATATTGAATATATGCTCGAGTTAATTTTGAACTTAAACAATAAGGCTTATAAAAACACAGTTACTCTTGTTTTTTTTGGAGGATAGATAGTTATTGTTTTATGCAGTAAATGCTAACGCggtaaaaaaagaagaaatagatgGTTAAAGTAAGGAGTGTTTTATTTCATAAGATTCGTACCATAAAATCCTTAGAAAACTTAATTCATTCATTATATGGATAAAACTGTTAGGACATGCCGAAAGCGTGATATAAAAGAAGAGCAGATGGAAGTATGCGATTTCATCATCTTTCTTCTCTTCACGCACACACATGTTTCAGTGTCTCACTTTTGGGCCCATTACTTCAAATCCTAAACCACAAACTTTCTATTGCAGGATGAGCTGTCATGCACTTCTCCCTGATCCTGGCCCAAGGCCCTATTCGTATAAGGTTTTCTCTCATTAATCccacaaaaatattaaatatttttttataaaaatatctctaACAATTGCcgatatttataattctataaaatataaaatatccaaatttagttatcaaatattaaatattaaaatctcattgcaaaaaaatcaattaacataaaagacatatcaacaatattaatttcaaaagcaatttagtataaaatcattattggcaaaaaaaatacaaaaaaatataagtaaactttgaatatcaaataaaatttctagatTCAACactgtatattttatttttataaaatattattgcaTTTTAGTCAATTTGAGATACAGGTGGtcaataaacataaatttaggAGTTATTTTACTCATTTAAGGATTTAAATGTGttttttatatcatatatgaaaaataaaaaaatcacgataaaataaaaaatatatatattagataaaatattaaatgaaacGGTATAtgttagatatattttttttataaaaatcaaatctaaattatattaattgatgtaaaatattattatatttttaaactttatgatatcaataatgaataattaaataaataaaaatctaagaattattttattaatttaagaatttggaGACATGttagaatattatatatggaTAAAGAGAGACAAATTGCTCAAGATGAAAAAAGTACATAGAAGCATacataaaaaaggaaaaatatatgtcttagtataattttgagaaaaactaaataaagtgtatattaatttatgattatatttatgtttaaatacTAATGACATGAAAtactaatttcttaaaatattaagattttaaatgaataattgaaTCAATATCTACAGTATCTgtaagtattttaaaaaattaacgaaaatatgaacaaaaatatttataaaacataaaaacaagtaatagcaatatatatatatatatatatatatatatatatatatatacacacggACTCTTTCATTTGAAATATAATGGTGTAAGTTTGCTaaataatattgtattttagatatctaaatttttttaaaataaatatagtgcAACTCAAAAATCGttcaataactaaaaatatatatttatcaaaatattatataagttagatatatgtaaatatttgaaattaattttgattttatatagaatttgcattttgcttttttttttttttatacacatatctctcttttcaattttaaatctcctcgttgttatttttctttcttccgtTCTCCTTCTTATGGTCATCTTAGCCTCCCAAACTCCAACCATAAACTCTTATTGGCGATACATCTTAGTCTTCCTCTGGACGTCGTCAATTCCGTGCCACCTTTTGTTTTGTCATAAACGATATATATTTGGCGATGTAAAAATTCAGCCTCTATTCTTCTCTCACCGCCACCATCCGTTTAGCCCACATGTTAGCTTCTTTTGCCAAATTTCAATGAGTCATAATAGCATACGTTGTCATTTGATTAGAGAACCAATTAATAAGATGAAAAAAGATggttatgaattttaaaaagtaaaactaattaataaataatcaaatattattgaaaacaaaaaataaaaataaaaatcttgtAATTATCTTTATAAAAATGGATAACCGTATAAATTTTCTCTTTAGAAGAAATCAGTTAAGAATAATCCTTTTTGAATCAAAACTAACTCTAAATTAAAATggctaaacttttcttttttctaaaaaaacaaagaaataaaaacaagacGGGTTCAAAGAGAATTAATAAGAGATAAGAACTGATGAGAatgaaaaacatattttttcttcataagtttgaaaaagaaatacaaaagtGAAAATTCTGTTTTGATTTTCGACACAAAAACAAAGGGATTAagttgtaaatttataaataattttaatcagGTGAACAATTTGCGATCAATCATTTCAACTTGTACTAATAAAGACTCATTAATCTCTTAAACGCTTcagatataattttagaaaataaaaagataatgaatttaaaatgttgTAAACGAATTATAATGTTTAGTTTCTTAAATTAGacatttagttatttattattttatattattcaaaagaagAGCGAAGCGCTCATAAAATGAAACTATACTGAACTAAAACCATGAACCGGTCTTGAACCGTAATGAACGTTCTTTTTcctgaaaaaagaagaagaaaagaaggaaaaaacaCTTGAAGTCAACACTGAAGAAAATGCAATGAATTTTATGCAGTTTCCTTTTTATTAAAcgaggaagaaaataaattatttattaaaagcaATTCATCATTTTGTTTCAGATGCAATGAAACCAATAACATGATTGAAGAAAGTTATAAATTTCGTGTTTGTATCCAACGCAGCACTCTCAAATTCATGCATCCAATtccaatttaattattgaattttcttttccatgctcaaatattaaattacatattaaaaagaatccCGCAATTTggatcaatttaataattataaattgacaAAAACACTTTTAATGTGTTTGGAGGTAAAACAAATTTTCTCTCCTTCGCTTACAACAAATTCTCTCCaattttaatcatattaataccttacttgaattaattagattagatGGAGTTAAGCTATTACACTCCAAATTTTATATctcttatttaaataaaagttattattacttacttaattagattaaatggAGTCGAGCTATTACATTTTGAAGACCTTATTTCatgatcataaaaataaattatttcttatttaagttaattagattAGATGGAGTCGAATTACGATTTACTCCTAATTCCtctaattatcattaaatgagtattaaaatgaaattactcTATTAAGTGTTTTCTTATTAGAAAATGATTCAAAGGCAGACCACTGTTTAATTGTAAGATATAACTAAACAAGCAGGTGCATGTCTAGCTAGTTTTGTCTTGGAGAGGAAAAATTAGGTAAAAACCCACTTGTTCATCTTATAAATTTCAccttaaaatctaaaaatagtaCACATAATGAGCTGACATCAAAATTATCCATAAGAATACAGAAGGGTACAAGCTGCCAAAGTGGCTTCCATTTCTAGTATGGAGGTCTGGTCTGAAAGAACataacacatatatatatatatatatatatataccccaCATAGCCTAAATGTGATGATGGCATCATGTTCAAATTTTATGGAAGCAAATATGCAAGGAGATGTAGCTCAAGAAGTTATGGTGGTTACTGGTTTTCTAAGATGGATTGTTTCTTTGTCATAAATGGGGTTTATGGGTACCGGTTGTTAATTTTGTACTTCATTCATCATGCACCCACCCATCAAATTTCATCTCTTCCCACATGCTTCTTTGTCAATCCACTACAAAATTCtggtgtatatatatatatatatatatattcatgtagtttttagttttctttttattgcctattttaaagtttattcTTTATCTCTATCTGCTAAAACTTAATAATTTGAAATGGGATTGTTCTATTACCTAAGTGTTTATCTTTAGAAGATTTATAAATGGTGAAAACAGAGAAAGTTGTTTAAGATTATATGAAGATGAATTTACTGGAGGAAGGCAAtacaatattatatatcatcATGAATTCTCCTCCTCCTCTGAATTAATGTGAACCCAACATTCTTTAGGAACTTCAATTAGGCATCACTGAAGTTTCtggttatttttctttttggtccTTTCTCCTCCCTTGCTTGCTAACATAACCATTATCCatatataacttaattaaaGGTCCTTATTGTCCGACtaaatattaacttatttattgatgttttatattaaaaattcaaagaaaaagaaaaggaaaagtttGTGTTGTTGGCTACTGATGTATCATTTCTCTTAAAACTTATTAGGGTGTCTTTTCTGTAATGTATGTTTTTCTAGTTGAGATTTTTGcctcttttatatatagattgtGTCAGATAGGATTTTTACGggtgaaaaaataattttttaaaatttttaaatcagttacatactcaaaatttaaattcgaGATCTTGATTAAGCTAGAGATTATTGTCTCTTTATACCTGACAATTAAAGgttttcaagaaaagaaaaacttgtgTTACATGTGCAAGTCAGGAAACATCTCTAAGGAAAATCATATTGAATCCATTAAATGCTTCTTCTTGCTGTGCTGCTCCCTCCtagatttcctttttctttttattattattcttttagaattttacTCTCTAACAGATATCAACATTCGTTAAATTGTTTTAATCATTGTAATCTAATTTTTCATATGCCAAGAAGAAAAGGCAGAAAAAGACCCTCTTCCAATTCACTGAAAAACATACTGCCTGAGCAACCAAATCTTTACTAGACGCAGTCTAGACTGGGACAACTtcattaattaagtttaataTAAAGATTATTGTAACACCAAAATAATCACTCAAGTCAATCCCTATATTCATTTCAGGAGGCATTTCTCTTGAGATtgtgattgataaatatatacatatataatctTCGAATCCTGAATTCGCAATCACTAGAAAGTATACATTATCTTTAATCAGATATTTGATGGACATTTATGTCTCAAAATTATCCCTTATAATAACCCTTGTTCTTTGGTCAGACTGTGACCGATCGTAGCATAAAATCACACAATTTGATACCATCGCCATGCATTCACTAATTGCATGCACATGTTGCAGAGCATTAATTTATGGCATAATAGCCGACCAAAAAGGAATAATCACTAAGTTTGCTagtaaatatacatatatagatCAAGAAACTGAAATTATATACTCAAATGAATTATTCTCCTCTTCTAGCACATGGGTTgcataagatatatatatatatatatatgaatgatCCCATTTCCCAATCCATTTGATTTGGGTCATGATCACGTTTGATTCTGATATGTTTTGTTGAAGCACACGAGCTACAGACAAGCAAGAATTGATTGAAAATGTTGAGATTAGCAGCAATGTCATTGAGGGATATGCATGTCAATTAGCGCATAGATCTTGGGGACAGCAATCACCTTCTCAGAAGTACCACGCATACCTTATATTATTGAACCCCATGTGCATCCACCATTTTTTGTGATCTCAGGCAGTTCAGTTCTAAATTTCAGTGACTTCAGCTTTTccataatttatcttttcaatGAAACTGAAAAGAATATCAATACTTTTGCCTGATTAATACAAATCTTAacactataaaaatataactctaTATTGTAGTCGGGGtgtaatttaagaaaaatcatgtaataacataattaagtttgataaaaaaaatcaaacagcATCGTTCACAAATGAATTAgttgaaaaaaattagttaaaaaagatatatattatttaatggaTAGGAGTTGAAAAGAATCAAAgaatttaatcttaaaataactaatttatgaatttattatatagtcCTTTtcttacataaaatttatttctcaacaaTAAAGAAGTTAAAATGTTAGAATAATGAATTAGCCTGATCACATATATATACTTGAAGGAAATTTCTtgtaatttaatctttttcacccgctaatattgataaaaaagaatatttaagacggattttttttaaaaaagataatttattttacccGCTAATAATggtaaaagataatatttaagacggatttaaaaaaacaaaagataatcTTTTTCACCCATTAATAttggtaaaaaataatatggcTGGCTATGGTCAATTTAgcaaagaaaacagaaaaaacagatttaaaatattgaagagaaatctataGATCTGTTTAAGGGACAGATATGCACCAATGTTCATAATTAAACGACAATATTGCGGCAGATTGGCAATAATTCCATGTGGGTTTGAATTTCTTGTCTTTAACCTCCACCAGATGATAGCCAAAATCTTCCTCCTAATTAAAGAAAGGTAGCTTCtgtttcttaaaatttagataattaagCTTCGAATTGGGCTAATTGGTAACTTATTAAACCAAGAAATCCGCTCATTAAATTCTGGAAATTGTCCTCTTTAACATATGCATGACTCAAATATTCCCACAAATTTCTCATAGGATTTTTACGAATGTGTTTCTACTTTAATCTCAACATTTAACTGTCCATATTTTCAGTTAACTGACACATACTTGACAGTAAAATTCcgttcaaataattaattgaggATTTATAGATAAAAGGTCAcgaatgattttttattatgaatcATGGATCATAtgatattctattttttttatcattttataaaagataaattattattattattaatattaatagtggtggataattttgtttttaaattttatacctTTTCTAATTCaaacacaaataaaaattttaaactagTTCAtcagtttaataattttgattaaattagaagaattataaataaaaatgtaaataagTCAAGTCAAGCTgagtttttaatttctaaactcAGCTTGTTGCATAAAATTGATTGAGTGTAAATAAGTCGAGCTAAACTCAGCTTGTTGCATAAAATTGATTGAGTTCGAGATCAActcaaatttgataatttttttatttcagagcttgaatttaaatttaataactttgacatctaaaaaaaaaaagtcgaCTAATTTTAAGAtggataaaatagatattatcaGCTTAAGACTAAGAGagtaataaataagaaataaactaaaaagaggggaataaaataatgttattttgtcttgaataaacaaataatttagtGATAATCATTGCAAGGAAATTGGAAGAGATGTAAAGCAAAGCAATATAAGGATAGTTCCAGTGGCATTCAAGTAAAATGATTCCAAACCCAATGTCTTTCTCATGGGCTAATACAAATAAAACCCCATGCTCACTTTCACTCATCCCATGCCCAAAGGACACCacatctcttcttcttcttcttctctctctgtctctccATGGATACAGCCACAATGTACAGAGCTACCGTGCTATTAGCGCTACTTTGCTCCACCTTCCATGTTGCATTCTCTGTCACCGACGGTAAGCACCATCAGAATTCTTATTTTGCTGCATGCCTTAGTTTTGTATGTTCACCGTCTGTTGTTTTAGCACCAACAGAAAATTCTAAGGTGAACCtacataatattttctttctgtttctttttaacGAGTCTTCGTTTCCACATATTTATAGTCTTTACctcttaaaatttagttaaCTGTGCTGATCATTCTAACCTCCAAAACCTCTTCTACGTCAAAATATATTCAGTGTGTCAAAGAAATATTAACAATGCATTAGTTAATTTCGTTTGAGTTCTCTCATTAAAATCTTATTCTTCTCCTACAATGATCAAATGCGGAGCAGCAGTTTTTGGTCCTACAACATTAAAAATCAACTTCAAAGAAtgattatatatacatatttatttcttgcatgtacatatatatttaattgctTCATTTATGAAAGTTTCATATCTGCCACAGGCAGGTTTCTGTAGGGTGGCTTTCTCTTATCTATCCTattaaatacatttattttcATGTTCTTGGTTGTTGGATAGCActtgattaatataaatagatCTGACATGTACTGTTCAAATGTAATgttaaagacaaaaaaaaaaagatctgaaatgttaatatactattttcttttttattttaggagAATCTCAGCCTTTTAACTTTATAGAAACATTTCTCcattttggattttgaaactaTACCCTTTTGCAAGAACTTGGCAACCCCTGAAACCCTTTGTATAATTGTGGTTTTGAGTTTTGATCAATGCCCAAGTGGACCACTTGCCTTATACAGTTAATGAAGAAAAACTCAGAAGTAGAAAAGCATTAATGTTGCATACGATAAACaccttctttatttttatttttctttccagaaatCTTTTCAACAGTAGTCCAaa is a genomic window containing:
- the LOC8271379 gene encoding uncharacterized protein LOC8271379, with translation MASTLVFNCSLAAPIRASSRSARKPDPNSRKTASSTTWWAPLFGWSSDPDYINTGSDTVNKQAEISESESGSDGARSKFSLGCFTEEKARQLRKKTAESSSFHDIMYHSAIASRLASDISGRSGNE